The window CGACTCGACGATTCCCTGGACGACTCCCTCGACGGCCTCGCTGATGCGGTTCAGCGTCGCCAGCTGGTCTCGGTGGCGTGCGAGCTGGTGTTCCCGGCGCCGGCGGTCGGAGACGTCCCGGAGGACGCCGACGACCACCCGGTCGTCCCCGTCGGCAACGGCCGTGGCGTGGATCTCGGCCGGGAGGGCGCCCGTGGCGCTTGCGACCGTCAACTCCACGGTCCCCGTCTCGCGGTCTCCGGCCAGCAGTGCCTCGTGGAGGCCGACCGCCGCGGCCTGGGAGTCGTTGGCGAGCAGCGCCCGGAGCCGCTGGCCAACCAGCGCGTCGCGGTCGCGCCCCAGCGTCGCGGCGAGGCGGTCGCTCACCGCGGCGAGCCGGCGGTCGGTGTCGAGAACGTACGCTCCGTCCCCGACGGCGCCCACGATGTCGGCCCGCTGGAGGAGACTTCCCCCGGCGAGCCCGTCCTCTGGCGGTTCGGATGCGGTGTCGTCGGACGCCTCGGCGGTCCCGGTGGCGGACGCTTCCCCGTCCTGGCTCCCGTCTACAGTCGGCTCCGTGTTCGGCTCGCCGTCCTCGGGGGTACTCGGGCGGCCGATGGCCAGCACGGCGGTCGGGCCACCCTCCCGCTCGATAGCCGAGCAGTCGAAGGCGAACCGTCGCGGTCCGTCGGCGGTCTGCACGTCGATCTCGATGGTCGCCGTGTCACTCCTGGCAGCCGTCTTCACGGCCTCTCGGGCCCGTTCGCGGTGTGCTGGGCGAGCGAGCATGTGGAACGTATCCGGCACGTCTCCGGCCAGAAGCATGGCTGCGGCTTCGTTCGTCTGCTGGACGCGTCCGTCGGTCGCCAGCACGAACGCGGGGCCGGGAATCGCACCGAACAGCGCCGCACCCGATGGTTCGTTCGCATTCCGACGCTCCCCCGGCTGCTGGTGTCCGTCTGCCATGACTCGATTTCCGCCGGACGGCGGTCTATGTCGACGGGAGGAACGCGGGAAGATAAGTTGTCGGGTGGCTTGTGGCCGTGAACCCGGGTCGTCAGTCGTCGCGGACCAGTGTGCTCCGGAGCTCCTCGTCCAGTTCCGCGTCGGCCATCTTCTCGACCAGCGCGTCGAGCACGGCCTCGCGCTTCCCGGGGACGAACTTGATGGAACCGACGACGAGGTGGCCGCCGCCGCTGACTCCCGCACCTGGCAGCTCCTCGGTCAACTCCGTCACCATCTCCGGGATGTCGAGCCGGACGCCGTCACTCCGGAGGACCGCGAAGTCCGGGCCGTAGCCGATGGTGATAACCGGGTCGCCCGTCTCCTCGACCTTCCGGTCGTGGACCTCGCCCGTCGTCTTCCCGGGGGCGGGGTAGATGAATCGATGGGCGTGCTCGTCGACGTCGAGCTGGTAGAGGTGTGCATCGTTGTCGAGTCGTTCGTGGTCGACGTGTGGGAGGGCGTCCTCGAGCTGTCGGTCGACATCACGCTCGGCGCGGGTGGCCATGAACTCGATGAGGTCGGCGTGACGGTCGGCGTCGGTCCCCACGTCGAGCAGGTCGTTGACGAAGCCGTTGCCGTCGTTGTAGCGGAGCCAGTGGGCGGCGTAGTCGAGCGCTTCGCCCACGTCGCGCAGGTCGGCCTCGGTGTAGCCGGCCTCCTCCGCGAGGGCGAGGTAGTCGTCCATCGCCTCGGCCTTCGAGCGGTCCGACAGGCCGCCGACGGCGGGGACGTGGCGGACCTCTTCGGTGATGTCGGGGTCGACCAGACGCGCGAGCTCGACGCCCATCATGCCCGTCGTGATGCGGTAGTCCTCGCCGTGCAGGTACGGATTGACGTGGGCCTCCAGCAGCGGTTCGACGGCCTCCGGGTCGGGGTGGTGGTGGTCGACGACGACGATGGGGACGTCGTACTGGGCCATCGCACGATAGGCGGGGACGTCCTCCTCGGTCGACCCGTTGTCCAGCATGCACAGCATCGGGAGCTTCTGCCCGTGGCGCTCGCGGTCCTCCAGCGCGAAGTTCAGGTCGCGCGTGACGTCCTCCATCTCGTAGAACGGCGCCTTCGAGGGGAGCCGCTTCAGGAGGTGTCGCGGGGCCTGGTTGTCCTCGTGGGTGTCGTCGATGAACCGCTCGAGCGCGGTCTGGAGCGGAACCGACGCACACATCCCGTCACCGTCGGCGTGGTGGCGCATCCGGATGGGGCGGTTGGCGAGTGCGGCCCGGCGGAGGTGGCGAGCCACCTCGCGGAGTTCCTCGTGGATGGATTCGAACGCCTCCCACTCGATGAGCGGCTCGACCTCGGGCGGCTCGGCGGCGGCCTCCAGTCGCTCCTCGTACTCGTCGCGGACCTCGTCGGCGGCCTCGCCACGCAGGCGCGAGAGGTCCTCGACCTCGATCTGCAGCGCCTCCTCGCGGTGCTCGACCTCCCCCGTGATGCGGACGGCGTCCTCCACCTCCACGCTCGGGTACGCGCGGACGCCGGCGGACTCGAAGGCGGCGCCGGGGACGACCGCTTCGCCGTCGGCGACGTGGAACAGGGTCGGGCCGCCGGTCTGCTTGACCTGCACGACGACGCCCTCGACGTTGACGATGTCGCCGACGTGCTCGTCCAGTTCGGCGACGCCGACCTCGGCGCCGGCCGCGATATCCTCGGTCTCGAACTCGTCGAGGTCACGCTCGGCGAACGCGAGGTCGTCGTTCTCGCGCACCTCGATGAGTTCGACGACGAGCTCGTCACCGACATCGTACTCCCCTTGCAGTTCGGAGTCGTGGACGAGCCCGGACACGCTGGCCGAGACATCGACGAAGACCCCGTACTCGACCACACCGTTGACGGTCGCGTGGTAGTGCTCCCCCTGTTCGAGGGCATCGGCCGTACAGGCGTCCGCGAGACGATAAACGACGGTCCCCCGGTCC of the Haloglomus salinum genome contains:
- a CDS encoding DHH family phosphoesterase, giving the protein MSHSPDADEEVGADSDADGVPDRGTVVYRLADACTADALEQGEHYHATVNGVVEYGVFVDVSASVSGLVHDSELQGEYDVGDELVVELIEVRENDDLAFAERDLDEFETEDIAAGAEVGVAELDEHVGDIVNVEGVVVQVKQTGGPTLFHVADGEAVVPGAAFESAGVRAYPSVEVEDAVRITGEVEHREEALQIEVEDLSRLRGEAADEVRDEYEERLEAAAEPPEVEPLIEWEAFESIHEELREVARHLRRAALANRPIRMRHHADGDGMCASVPLQTALERFIDDTHEDNQAPRHLLKRLPSKAPFYEMEDVTRDLNFALEDRERHGQKLPMLCMLDNGSTEEDVPAYRAMAQYDVPIVVVDHHHPDPEAVEPLLEAHVNPYLHGEDYRITTGMMGVELARLVDPDITEEVRHVPAVGGLSDRSKAEAMDDYLALAEEAGYTEADLRDVGEALDYAAHWLRYNDGNGFVNDLLDVGTDADRHADLIEFMATRAERDVDRQLEDALPHVDHERLDNDAHLYQLDVDEHAHRFIYPAPGKTTGEVHDRKVEETGDPVITIGYGPDFAVLRSDGVRLDIPEMVTELTEELPGAGVSGGGHLVVGSIKFVPGKREAVLDALVEKMADAELDEELRSTLVRDD